The nucleotide sequence tatgttctcccatcaagaatatttattatcactaactcacaacgttcaagaattaatttaaatttataacgtttagaccataataaaaatttttaataatatcaaataaaatatttaataataatggttacatttagaatgaaaaattaaaatatttaaatcatgacaaatgaagaaattgattataatgaatgatgaacttaacGAGAacgattacattattattaaataaaatatttaataataacggttacttgGTCTTtatgtttagcttaataatttgaattaatctttatcgaataattttattgagaaataaatacatgaatcatagcgataagtcctctaagagtgagtattatcatccatgtatcacgatgtatttaatttcttaatcttaatatagtaatattaaataataaataaaccttatgtttattcttggtctagtACTAATATAGTTTCTCAAattaatgtgcacatgaatgaaaaaatatcataatatatatatgagtttcaatataattacaaagtggaaccaagtcccgttttctctacatgatccttgaattttagatGTGGCATGTCTTTGGTCAaaagatcagcaatcatcaatttaggtgttaatatgctcaatgactattttcttttcttttatacattctaaatacttaatgtcaatatgtttacttcgactttgacttttattatttttagccataaagacagcaactaaattatcacataaaattcttaatggcccagAAATATAATCTGTGATTCTAAGCCCAAAAATAAAACTCTTAAGCTACACACCATGTGAATTAGTCTCAAAATAGAAGACAAACTCAACTtctatggtagaagtagcagttaaGGTCTGCTTAgtacttctccaagaaatagctccaccagccattataaaaatatatcttgatGTTGATTTACGTGAATTGCTCATCGATAGCTTATAATAAGTCTCAGACCTTCTCATGCTGGTTAACAGAATCACGTAGGTCAAcatttatcttagttttgataaatatTACGTTGAGccaattggatcgctcccatggcTTATATAACGCGACCTTAGTTAGAGTGTTGATATTAGTGAttgtaggtggttcgtctttcctaatagcataatcaatatccatccaccctaaatggaggagaaccctctccttccatattttATAGTTATCACCCCTAAGTTTGGGAATGTCACATCTAATATTAGAGAAATTAACGGTATGAGAAAttatataaaatcaaacatgtttatgtcaaaatttaagacttaatagtttaaattacatattttaccaatgtgaaacatgtcaaaagatgaatctcatgacataaaaattacttGTGTGCTAAAATTTttattcaaatagattcaaatgatctttatgataaaactatcaaattatattccaattcataattcctgtaggtaaattatgaaaataatttgatattttatcttgattaattatatgaatataataaaaaattatatgggataataattattatattaaatataatcagtcacaatatgatgtctaattacttatgtgatccttattttaactttatatatacttttaattaattaaaaatattatgactaatttttaattaattaagattatatggattacTAGACATTTTGGACATATaaaattgactcataagcatgaattaatataaccaaatatgcaTAAATAATATAAGCATTTTACtaactaaaaatattaaaaattttatatcctcattattttcaacatgaaatatatcaagaagtttaaaaaagaaaccaaaatcaaatcatattcatggtataaaaatgAAAACCTTTTCATATCAAAGTAGATGTCAATGGCTCTAATACGAACCGTTAgatattttgatatcaaaatgtgtttctaaaacattataatagaaacacaagaatAACTAATGAGGAAACAAAATTGTATACTATCAAGAATTTCAATAAcaatttcttcttgatattttggTACTTTTCGGCTTAGAAATATTACTTTAGATGGTATAGAAAATCTTTTAGACTTGAGATGTTGAATTAGGGACCAAAATTCTCATTTATATAGATATTCTTCCATCAaatacatttattatcaccaactcataacgtttaaaaattaattcaaatttataatatttagatcataataaattttttaatgataataaataaaatatttaaaaataatgattatatttagaatgaaaaattaaaatatttaaaccataataaataaagaaatgtattataataaattataaactCAATGAGAacgattacattattattaaataaaatatttaataataacgattacaCACCAACCATATAGAAGAAACATTAACATGGTCAATATATGTCACTGCAGACAGCATGGTCAATATATTTAgaatctcgctctctctctctctctctctctctctctctctcatggttgGATTCTACCAGCATCACACGTTCTCCACAGACAGCATCACCTCACATTACTCAAGATCCGAGGGTGACTTGTTCCACCACCGCCTTTGTTGGCTCATCTGTCACACCCACTCCCTCTTCCCTTCCCCACCATAAGGGCATTCCAAAATCAAAGGAAGACTACCAAGACAACGCATGCAAAGATACTCCTTTTTGTGTCTGCCATCTTCCTTCTAGTCTCTCGAATCCTCTCATCCTACCTTCGTTCTGCACCTTTCATGTTGGACTAGCTTGGAGGCGCTAAATGAGTACATGAAGAGTGTAGATACAAAACCAACCTTCATTGTTTCATTGTCAATCCTACAAATATATtgaacttatgagttgtttcaactCTATTCATTTCTTATTTCCATCATTTAGGCCAAGATCACTACTCTGCCTCCACAAAAGCTGGAGTTGGTGTAGGTAGTCAAAAAAGTCGGGGTTCCAATCGGATAGGCTCCACAAAAGATTGGGAGTTGGGAGGGGATGCTATATGGCTAGTGGATGGATAACTTGCGGTTGACTTGGGTTTGGAAGATGCTATTGCTTTCGACCAAAGTTCCTAAAAGAGAATATTGTGCTTTCGAGGCAGGGAAATGTCTTTAATGCTTATGAATTGGGAATCTTGTCCATCACTTATCAATTCTGCCCTCTCTCTTTCCAACAAATATTACAAgttatatatttatctttttttaagaaaattaaaggaTGAAACTTTCCTTACATTAAACAacataaaaaaaaagttttaaagATGAACTtatgtaaatatttatatatataataagaattgattatatttttataatataatcacctttccccctttttttgaccttcctctatattATACTGTTTATCCACATGTAAATTAGGTGAAACATTTGATCTTTTTGCGTTCAAAGTCAAATTCATTGACCTATTGCAACCATAGTGTTCCGTAAGAAACATGATTTGGTACCTAATATAACTTTATCCTAATTGAAGATGTTAACAAGCGTACCCGATAAAGATCTTGACTGATTCTCGAGACCAAGTTTCATatttttagtaaaaaataatCTTGATCAATGATAAACTTactataatatttaaataattttgtattGATCATGAAAGAATATTTTGTAAAGCATGAAAGGACACCTCACCGGTGGAGACTTTGCAACCACAATGGTTGACAATAGATAGAAGGATGAAGGTGGGGTATGTATGAGCGAGATTATGAGCATCCATGAAGCTTATATTTGAGACTATAACTataatttaatttgatttttCTATACCAAAAGTATTTCATCATGTTGTAAGTTGAGAGGTTGAGATCTCTATCTCAAAATAACCATATTCTTACTAACTAGCTTAGGAAAACATTTTCATATATTTCCATGACTCAATCTATACCATCATAATTATTGGTCTAATGATTCAAACAATCATGTGCTACATTCAAGAAGAGGGTGATAGCATGAATAAAATGCTTACATGATGCCAAAGACATAAGAAAGATTTGCTTCCTTCATGTGAACCATATCTTCAAAAGCAATGACAATTTTTTGTGGGGTCACACTCTGATTCATGAAAGCAGTGATGAGCCAATTTAGGTCATATTCAACTCTTCTTTATCTCAATCACACTTTTgcaattattatatttttgctgACCAAACTCCACCTTTTGTCAAAAGGCATTTGACATCTCAAACATCGACTGCTACAAATGCTTAGCAGCACAATCAGGGAAATTTGAACATGGGCTGCTCTGAACAGCAATGCCTTTGCTTCCCTGTTCTCTAGTTCACATCATGGATTAAAAAGAAAGTACAACAAGAGGTGATCAAGACATCCATTGTGAAGGACCTCCAAGCTAAGTCAAGATCAAAGCTCAATAATTCACTCTCAACAGTTCAGGGTTTAGCTTTTCCATTCATAGATCACAGATGATAATAACAAAGAGCTCACCATGTGAGGCTACAACTTTAAGGTGTAGAATCACATTTATTTACTGTGATGGCATGAACACAGAAGAGACTGATAATTGGCACTCAAATTTTCAAAGACAAGGAGGACCTCTACTTGATgaaaataaatattgatttacTGTATATTCTCATCGCATAAATGAAGAATTGATTTACAATCTATCTGGTGTTTGCTATTGTCTTAAGCTGCATAGAGCGAGAATATACACAAGTACAATTGCAATACTGGTCCATAGCAGATTGGCAAATGCAATTTGTGATGATCCATTGACATCCAGCTGCCCGGCATTCAGGTACTGGTTCTTACCAGACGATGATGCACTGACATTGACAGACAGAGAACCTGAACACAACATAAAGGTTTGAATTATTCTGAAAAGGGATCATGAAGGAAGGCGGGGACTTATAGGTGATCAGACTTACAATCATAATTTGTCCACCCTATGCGCTGATTCGCCAAGTCATAAACAAATATCTTATCCTTTAGAACAAGGTCTGGAAAGAAGAAAGCAATGCTTTGGTTAGATATGGAACATGGATCAGAAATGGTACATGTGGGTGCTAAACACAAGGCAGTAGCAGTACTTTTTCTGCCGGATAAATTTATTCATTATTCCATTTCTATGGTATTTAGCTGTGAATTTTCTGCTGCAAACAATTCCATGTGCAAAATCTCAATGTTCTACATCAAGATATAAAGAGTGGTGACAGTGGATAATCATGCTAGTAAGCCTAAATCTCACAGGTGTCTTCTAATCATGCTTTCTGGTAATATATCTTGAATGGCCTTGCAGAACGATATAGCCATAAACATGAAAAGAATAGCAACCTAGTTATTGTGTGTGCCAGAGGCAGCTGCATCATTAGAATCTGAAATCATGACGAGGATGCACAAAATGTTGGCATTGCAAGTTTTTACCAAACATGGTAGTAGACATAATAAATTTTGGAAGTATTATCTAACATGATCCATTGTTGTTGTTTCAATTGATGAAATTGGAGTAGGTATATAAGCTATTAATTAAATTTACAGATGGATAAATTTTACAATTTATCAGACAATTAATAAATGTGCTGAATATGATGCTGCTAATATTTAATCAAACAATACAAATGATAAGTCTGAGAGAATGATCCAGAGAAATTAAAGCTAGAAGCTTTGATGCCTTTACTATTAGTTCAAATAGGAAAGACTGATATTATTAATGCTCACAATTGCAGAAGTAGATTATTATGTTGTGTATATGCTGATAAAAAATGGCATTACTGTGCACAAGCTATAAGAAGATTAAAGTTTCTATAAACAAAGTGGACATTAAAAATGAATGCGTTATACTCGTGTGCTATCCTAAAACTTCATACTATTCTATAGAACAAGTTTGGCATACATTAGCATTTAGCAATCTGTTCCAGAAAATTCAAAGGAATATAATTGCTAAGGGCAATCATGAATGCAATACTAACAAATACGTATCCCACCCAACTGACATGTTTAGTTTACTAACCTCCTAGGATTGTTATTCCTGAGCCCTGGTTCTTTTGCCAGCCAATACACCATATAATAGAATTATCCTGCACACAGAGTTGATTGTATTCCATcatatatgtttaataaaataatGAGTTTCTGGgacattatataaatatttttgtcaTTGCTATACAGTAGCTCCTCTTATGGACAGAGAATAAGGATTTACCAATTACCAGTATCTAAATGCATATCTTCGTACCAGTACAATATTgttcattttattaatttttattgttTAATTCAATTATACCAGAGAGTATAGATCAGTATACCACCTGGTATACTGGTACCTATCCGATTGGTTATAATGGGGCCAATCTTCAAATCCTTTAAAGAGATCTGGAAAGATACTTACAACGGAGCCTTGCTGCAATAGGTAATCCTCAGGCTTTAGTGGCATGGATGCACCACCCGCGAATTTCAATGTAACAGAAGGAAATGATTCATCAACACTGGAAATTTAAAGAAGCATTAGGATGTTAAGAATTTGAAAGCAAAGCACCACAATATTATATAagttaaattgcacaaaagacagTATCAAAGTTTGGGGTGTAGGATAAACCTGCTTAAAGTAACGAAACACTCATTTCCCCTGGAAGGAATCGAACGCACAGATgatgaaagagaagaaattatCTGCAAATTGGAGAACACACAAATATGACATCAACACAAACAAATAAAAGTGTAGTTTACAAAAGAAAGTCTTTCATGctttttcttattaataatttttctaCATCATGATTTTTAGGATTAGAAGTGACAAGTTAGCTTACAGCATTAACAAAAGGATCATAAGCCTGTTCAGCAAGGTAAGTCAATGTGGTCCCCGAGTCAATGATGGTTCCTTGTGTGTTTGATGTTGCAAACACTGACGGTTCAATAGATAGTGTTTGCCCGTTGACAGCAATACTCTCCAAATTCAAGTTGTAATGAGACCTGAAATACAAACCAAGGTGGTCAgtatacaataacaacaacaaccaaAAGTTCTTCAAAATAGCAAGAGAAAAAACATTCAAGTAATTGTGGTTTCAAACATCCCAAGGAAAATACATGTCTGTGAATAAAGAGCACAAAATATATAGCATGAATTGTATGATCTGCATAGAAGGATCAGTTGGAGGACACAGTTTTTACGCAAGAATTTGTGCACCTTTTAACATTCTTGAGTTCTCAAAGAAAAATCAGGAATTTGGACACTTTCCATTTGAACATTCACGGAGTCAATTAATTAAGGTTCATATCGCAACAAACTATGATCTCTCTAATGTCAAAAAGGAAAAAGCAGCAGCTAGCTCAAAACTCTTACTTTGGCTTTTTCCTACCAGAGTTATCAGGACACAGATTACAAGGAAAGACCAATCAACAAAAGAATGTACTTCATGTCATAATTTGAAGCACGGTTCATAAGTTCTCAGAAGCTAAAAAAACTGGCCCACATTCTTCCTCTTTGCTGCTGCAGTACCTCCATATACAGGATTATATTCCACCTccgtatattaaaatttttccatCTTCTACAAAGCTCTTGATCTCCAACCTCCTATCCAAAATCTCTTCCACCAATAATTATTATGTTTGTAAAAGTTTCCATATCATGCAGCTAACTCGAAGCAACAAGTTACCATTGTAATCTGGTTTTCTTTTAGTGGCTGCAAATCTGGTTTAATttcaatttaataaataaaaaacaaacaaaTGTTGCAGTATGAGAGATAAAAGTGTTATCCACATTGCACATATTAAAATACTATATAAAATCCCACAGTAGGTTATTTGTAAGCCACTAGTAGGTTGTTTGAAGCTAGATTATATGTTACACATGTGGAACATCTAAGCAAAAAAGTTTCTCGGAAAGGCATAAATATACCCAAGTATAAAAGAAAGGAAATATGCACTGATGGCAAATTGACATTGAAAAGGATGGTATTTCTGAGAAAGGAAGCGTTTCAATAATTACAGGATGCCACATCTGTACAATCCCAATATATTAGTTTTAGTGATCTTGACCAGAATATTGCAGTCATTCGTTTTATTCATTAGCATTAAACTGTCATATCGAAGACCACTTACTGTGAGGGAACAAGTGGGGTATAGACAATACCCGGTTCTACAATCTCTCCAAGAACCAATATGCCTCCACCATTTTCTGACCCCTTCAAGCAATGAGAAAAAACTTTAGGGGCGACACCAATAGAGGATAGCTGCGATATGACAGATAGTTCATGCTGTCCGAAACCAAAAATCCCGTCAACTGCCCTATCTGACTTCATCAAGTCTCCAGATTGTGAGTTGCTACATCTGTTCAAATGGTAATTCACAATCTGTAAGTAAGAAATCAAATTCCTATTTTCAGCTCTAAGTTACATCAGCTCAAACTAAAGGAAGAAAAACATAGTGTTACACTTGTTGGCAAAGAAAGAATAAAGACAAAAACAAATGGCTCTAGATGTAAAGGAGAGAAGGTGACTAATAGATTACTAAAGACAAGAATCATTTATCAATTCAGCAAAGGAGAGAACCTGACTAATAGATTACTAAACACAAGAATCATTTATCAGTAATGAGTCATGTTACCACAAATGAAAGAAGAAGCCATTTATTTTCAGGGATGAGAGTTCCACTATTAACAGAAATTTATATTCTCCTATGATAGAATGATATACATGAATTTTTATGGTGCAGAAATAGaaaccaattcttcctcaataTCAAGGCAAAAAAACCACATAAAGACAATAAAGTGAGGGTTGCAAATCTTTCCCTAGACTAGAAGTTTtcaacataaaaaaagaaaaatcttttGCACATCAAACAGCTGCAATGATATATAAGATGTCAACCTATGAAAATTGAATCTTGGTAATAAATTTACCCAAAAACAATTGTAGCTGAAGAATTCACAATCTGCTCATTTCCCAAAACTGTATCAAAGTATATAGTATCAGATACATAAAATCCATTGGTGCCACTCCCATCACCATACTGGAATGAGTAACTGCAAGGAGAGCTTGAAGAATCAGAAGTTGAGCACAATGCCTCTCCGGTTTCGAGGGCAGAGGTGCACCGGTCATCGGAGCAACTTATTCGTGACGATGACAATGACTTGTCAGGGTCAAAGAACTCCAGCTGGATCTGCAAACGTGCAATGATAGTTTATGTAACCAATCCTCATTGGAGTTCTGAAAAAGATATGACACCTTAAGATTGATGGCTCAAAGACTTGTCAAGCTGACATGGATTACTCCATGTCAttgatccatagaaattagaaatagATCTTACATTCAGCCCACTGGATGTTGGGCACCCATTGCACGGATTGCATGTCACCCACAAGATATCGCTTCCCGTATCAATCTGTACATAAAATTCTTTTGCTGGGTTCCCCAGTTTCACGCGAGTAAAATAAAGCCTGCAATTACATTGTTAGACTCAGGACAGCTTAAAtgcacaaaaaagaaaagaaaaagttttATATACCACCACCGAAAGAACCCAACAacgttctttattttctttttggtgGAGAAAGCAGAAAAGGAAACCAAGAAGTTTCAGGACAGGAGAGGTGGAACCAAAATAAGTACGTACGGATCATTTATGCCACAGAAACACGTATTTTGCAGATAGATAACAACAGATTTCCCAAAAAAGAGCCAATTTTCCGCTGCACTTGCGTTAGAATACCAAGCTTTGGATCAAATTCCAAGGTTCAGACCATTCTAAAACAGCCACAAAGCGCATACCAAAGGCAACAAGATCGAACTTTGAATCGATTTCAGCCACAAGAATAAAGAATCCGCAAAAAGATTCCTGAAAAGAAGAAAGCGAACAAAAGCAACAAAGTAGAATTTTTCGGAACGAAGAAAGATACCCCACGGTGAAGGGGTTGGCGGATCCCTCGACGGGGAAATCCACCACGCCTGCGGCAGCAGACGCCGGCGAGGAGGATGCGCCAAGCAGGGACCGGCCGTGGCGGGCACGGTCCCGAGCTCTGAGATGCTCCAGTCCGACCCCTCTCGTCGGCAGCGCCCTCTCCAGCCTCAGCTTCGCCGGGAATCCCGCATCCGCCCCGGCCGAGTCGGAGGCGGCGAGCGCGGTCACCGCCCAGGCCGCGATCAGCAGGATCGCCGGCGGTCTCCACATCTCCCTCTCACCCACCTACCCTACTCGCAATTCTTCTCTTTTCAGAATAGCAATCCCTCGAATTCTTACAAACGAAGAGtcgacaaggaggaggaggaggaggagcagaaggAAAGGCAAAGGGAAAGGGATTACGTGACCCGCTGCTCGCATTTATACGCCTCGCTTCCCCTTCTCcaccctctctcctctctctctctctctctctctctctctttacccCTTGCGgactctttcctttttctttcctttcgAGCCAATCAATGTCAATGATGGCTGTTATTCGAGCCCCCAAGGATGACTGGGATACCACACGAACGATCCCTGATCTGCCGCCCTCGTTGAAGCTTTTAGAAAACGGTCATTTCTTGTGGGCTGTCCGACCTCCTCACGGGCCCACCAAAGCAGCCGTGTTTGATTAGGGCCTGTTAGCGGGTAAAATTCGAATCCGTAGCAAGATTCGGGTCGGGTTTGGAACCAGGATCCGCATCTGATCTGGTTAAACTATTCCACCCAAATCGGAGACATTTTGTCCTAAATTTCGGATCGGATGTTGGTTATCGGACTCCATCCACATGACTTAGCACTGTACCTCCTGATCTCATTCCTTGTGTCACACAaagtactactactactacctTTAAATTAGACCATGCAATGATGTGTGGGAATGGTGGTGGAGGAGAACTACATGAACTCGAGCAGTTTCTAACCTACCTTTATTACTTTATGGATTTGGTTGATTAATTAATTAGGGTTtggccacagagagagagagagagagagagagagagagagaggatccatTTAATAATACACCATAGAATTAGATTAATTATCAATTAAGATGAATGTATTGGA is from Musa acuminata AAA Group cultivar baxijiao chromosome BXJ3-8, Cavendish_Baxijiao_AAA, whole genome shotgun sequence and encodes:
- the LOC135644523 gene encoding aspartic proteinase 36-like, with amino-acid sequence MWRPPAILLIAAWAVTALAASDSAGADAGFPAKLRLERALPTRGVGLEHLRARDRARHGRSLLGASSSPASAAAGVVDFPVEGSANPFTVGLYFTRVKLGNPAKEFYVQIDTGSDILWVTCNPCNGCPTSSGLNIQLEFFDPDKSLSSSRISCSDDRCTSALETGEALCSTSDSSSSPCSYSFQYGDGSGTNGFYVSDTIYFDTVLGNEQIVNSSATIVFGCSNSQSGDLMKSDRAVDGIFGFGQHELSVISQLSSIGVAPKVFSHCLKGSENGGGILVLGEIVEPGIVYTPLVPSQSHYNLNLESIAVNGQTLSIEPSVFATSNTQGTIIDSGTTLTYLAEQAYDPFVNAIISSLSSSVRSIPSRGNECFVTLSSVDESFPSVTLKFAGGASMPLKPEDYLLQQGSVDNSIIWCIGWQKNQGSGITILGDLVLKDKIFVYDLANQRIGWTNYDCSLSVNVSASSSGKNQYLNAGQLDVNGSSQIAFANLLWTSIAIVLVYILALCSLRQ